A genomic segment from Leopardus geoffroyi isolate Oge1 chromosome A2, O.geoffroyi_Oge1_pat1.0, whole genome shotgun sequence encodes:
- the EPDR1 gene encoding mammalian ependymin-related protein 1 isoform X2: protein MLGRAPLRVARGARGTLGAWLRGGLWIWALGGLCALGAAALGAGAGGARGTPGTPRPCQAPQQWEGRQVLYRQSTGRNSRALLSYDGLNQRVRVLDERKALIPCKR from the exons ATGCTGGGGCGCGCTCCGCTCCGCGTGGCCCGCGGGGCCCGCGGGACCCTGGGCGCCTGGCTGCGGGGCGGCCTCTGGATCTGGGCGCTGGGTGGCCTTTGCGCCCTGGGGGCGGCggcgctgggggcgggggccgggggcgccCGGGGGACCCCGGGGACCCCGCGCCCGTGCCAGGCGCCGCAGCAGTGGGAGGGCCGCCAGGTTCTGTACCGGCAGAGCACCGGGCGCAACAGCCGCGCCCTCCTCTCCTACGACGGGCTCAACCAGCGCGTGCGGGTGCTGGACGAGCGCAAGGCGCTGATCCCCTGCAAGAG aTGA
- the EPDR1 gene encoding mammalian ependymin-related protein 1 isoform X1 yields MLGRAPLRVARGARGTLGAWLRGGLWIWALGGLCALGAAALGAGAGGARGTPGTPRPCQAPQQWEGRQVLYRQSTGRNSRALLSYDGLNQRVRVLDERKALIPCKRLFEYILLYKDGVMFQIEQATKQCSKITLTDPWDPLDIPQNATFEDQYSIGGPQEQITVQEWSDRKSARSYETWIGIYTVKDCYPVQETFTKNYSVILSTRFFDIQLGIKDPSVFTPPSTCQMAQPERMGEDCSW; encoded by the exons ATGCTGGGGCGCGCTCCGCTCCGCGTGGCCCGCGGGGCCCGCGGGACCCTGGGCGCCTGGCTGCGGGGCGGCCTCTGGATCTGGGCGCTGGGTGGCCTTTGCGCCCTGGGGGCGGCggcgctgggggcgggggccgggggcgccCGGGGGACCCCGGGGACCCCGCGCCCGTGCCAGGCGCCGCAGCAGTGGGAGGGCCGCCAGGTTCTGTACCGGCAGAGCACCGGGCGCAACAGCCGCGCCCTCCTCTCCTACGACGGGCTCAACCAGCGCGTGCGGGTGCTGGACGAGCGCAAGGCGCTGATCCCCTGCAAGAG attatttgaatatattttgctCTATAAGGATGGAGTGATGTTTCAGATTGAACAAGCCACCAAGCAGTGCTCCAAGATCACCCTGACGGACCCCTGGGACCCTCTAGACATTCCTCAGAATGCCACCTTTGAGGACCAGTACTCCATAGGGGGACCCCAGGAGCAGATCACCGTCCAGGAGTGGTCCGACAGAAAGTCAGCTAGATCAT aTGAAACCTGGATTGGCATTTATACAGTCAAGGATTGCTATCCCGTCCAGGAAACCTTCACCAAAAATTACAGTGTGATATTGTCCACGCGGTTTTTTGACATACAGCTGGGTATTAAAGACCCCTCGGTGTTTACCCCGCCGAGCACCTGCCAGATGGCCCAGCCGGAAAGGATGGGTGAGGATTGCTCCTGGTAA